A single bacterium DNA region contains:
- a CDS encoding cysteine--tRNA ligase has protein sequence MSLKIYNSLTKQKEPFVPIKEQEVLMYSCGPTVYNYIHIGNARTFVMADIIRRYLEYSGYKVKFVMNITDIDDKIINEAKSKELDFSDVTQLYTEGFFEDIAKLGMRMPDAVPRVTEHLDEIINLVQTLILKGYAYESEGSVYYDVGKFAGYGKLSGKNIDDLMSGARVEVNEKKRSPLDFVLWKAAKSGEPSWESLWGNGRPGWHIECSAMCMNHLADQIDIHCGGSDLVFPHHENEIAQSEAATGKLFSKYWIHCGFLNIDNEKMSKSLGNFWLARDVLKKFRPEAVRIFFLQKHYASPLSYSEDNLRDAENAHKRLEMIFNKVQQALDLKETLGGSVGTVAINPDVEQFSKDLDRLEKEFHEAMDDDFNTAAAMGKIFEIFNGLSKITSPKLLNDFSLYVLKRTRDLILEWNEFLGFLNLSKPENVSKKYEKIVDLLLDIRVDLRKRKEWELSDKIRDGLNEIGIAIEDSPDGTTWKLK, from the coding sequence ATGAGCCTGAAAATCTACAATTCGTTGACGAAACAGAAGGAACCATTTGTTCCGATAAAGGAGCAGGAAGTGCTGATGTATTCCTGCGGACCGACCGTATACAATTATATACACATTGGAAATGCGCGCACGTTCGTGATGGCGGACATCATTCGCCGTTATCTTGAATATTCCGGATATAAAGTAAAATTTGTTATGAACATCACGGACATAGACGACAAGATCATAAACGAAGCTAAAAGCAAAGAGTTGGATTTTTCAGACGTGACGCAATTATATACGGAAGGATTTTTTGAGGATATTGCCAAATTAGGCATGCGTATGCCCGATGCGGTTCCGCGCGTAACGGAGCATCTGGATGAAATCATCAATTTGGTCCAAACGCTCATTCTCAAAGGATATGCGTATGAATCGGAAGGCAGCGTCTACTACGATGTAGGCAAATTTGCGGGATATGGAAAACTGTCCGGAAAAAATATCGACGACCTAATGTCCGGCGCCCGCGTGGAAGTTAACGAGAAAAAAAGAAGCCCGCTGGATTTTGTATTGTGGAAAGCGGCTAAGTCGGGCGAGCCTTCGTGGGAAAGTCTTTGGGGCAATGGCCGTCCGGGATGGCATATCGAATGTTCCGCCATGTGTATGAATCATCTGGCCGATCAAATTGATATTCATTGCGGCGGATCAGACCTCGTCTTTCCACATCATGAGAATGAAATTGCACAAAGTGAAGCCGCCACTGGAAAATTATTTTCCAAATATTGGATTCACTGCGGATTTCTGAATATTGATAATGAAAAAATGTCGAAGTCACTCGGCAATTTCTGGCTGGCGCGCGATGTATTAAAAAAATTCCGCCCCGAAGCCGTGCGCATATTTTTTCTGCAGAAGCATTACGCCAGCCCTCTGAGTTATAGCGAAGACAATCTTCGTGACGCGGAGAACGCGCATAAGCGGCTGGAAATGATATTCAATAAGGTCCAGCAGGCTTTGGATCTTAAGGAAACGCTGGGAGGTTCTGTAGGAACCGTTGCAATCAATCCCGACGTCGAACAGTTTTCAAAAGACCTTGACCGCCTGGAGAAGGAATTTCATGAGGCCATGGACGATGATTTTAATACTGCCGCCGCGATGGGTAAAATATTTGAGATATTTAACGGCCTTAGCAAGATCACTTCGCCCAAACTGCTCAATGATTTTTCATTATATGTTCTCAAACGCACGCGCGACTTGATATTGGAGTGGAATGAATTCTTAGGATTTCTAAATTTGTCCAAACCGGAGAATGTCTCCAAGAAATATGAAAAAATTGTCGACTTGCTTTTGGATATACGAGTGGATCTGAGGAAGCGAAAAGAGTGGGAACTTTCAGACAAGATTCGGGACGGATTAAATGAGATCGGGATTGCGATAGAAGATTCACCGGACGGGACAACGTGGAAATTAAAATAA
- a CDS encoding cyclase family protein → MKIHDISITISNDIVTWPGDPKVDIQLPIQIKKGDPCNVSRWQIGAHTGTHCDAPFHFLDDGKGIDEVSLERFIGPCLVVEVDPKVNIEREDMEKLNFKRHKRILFKTRNSTHWKNNNMVFDEDFVAVGITGAQYLVEKKIELVGVDYLSVESFHAEFEHPVHKNLLGHNVVVLEGLNLSAIKPGEYELLCLPLKIKHGDGTPMRAALRELPKTKKKINVKRPKQKKSKPAQLRKSKTKKR, encoded by the coding sequence ATGAAAATCCATGACATTTCCATCACTATTTCCAATGATATTGTGACCTGGCCGGGCGATCCGAAAGTGGATATTCAGCTTCCTATTCAAATAAAAAAGGGCGATCCGTGCAACGTTTCCCGATGGCAGATCGGCGCGCATACCGGAACACATTGCGATGCTCCGTTTCATTTCTTAGATGATGGAAAAGGAATCGATGAGGTTTCTCTCGAACGATTTATCGGACCCTGTTTGGTCGTGGAGGTTGATCCGAAAGTGAATATTGAGCGTGAAGATATGGAAAAGCTTAATTTCAAACGCCATAAACGCATTTTATTCAAAACAAGAAATTCGACGCACTGGAAAAATAATAACATGGTCTTTGACGAAGATTTTGTTGCGGTTGGCATTACAGGAGCACAATATTTGGTCGAGAAAAAAATAGAACTGGTAGGGGTTGATTACTTATCCGTCGAAAGTTTTCACGCAGAATTTGAACATCCGGTACATAAAAATCTTCTTGGACATAATGTGGTAGTTTTGGAAGGCCTGAATTTGTCGGCCATCAAACCTGGCGAGTATGAATTGCTTTGCCTGCCATTGAAGATCAAACACGGCGACGGAACGCCGATGCGCGCGGCATTGCGGGAATTGCCTAAAACAAAAAAGAAAATTAATGTAAAACGCCCAAAACAAAAAAAATCGAAACCGGCACAACTTCGCAAATCAAAAACTAAAAAGAGATAG